A part of Anaerolineae bacterium genomic DNA contains:
- a CDS encoding bifunctional enoyl-CoA hydratase/phosphate acetyltransferase: protein MIISTFAQMVEQAQKNGPVRAAVAAAAHKEVLQAMVQAHQMGIIEATLVGDERLIYQIAEENGLNLSGITVLNEPEPKRAVFDVVSLAAQARADVIVKGNIKTDELLIAALRREGGIRERRLLTHVGIFEIPRMDRLIYISDSGVVVRPDIYQKVEIIQNAVDVAHCFGLERPRVAILSATEDVDPSLPVSIESLAISRMARDGWVEGAVVDGPMSLDVAISPHSARVKNVSGPVAGRADILIVPDVVSGNIMAKSIQYFGQGKMAGLVVGARVPILISSRADTAETRFLSLAMAAIIVHHQRRHSS, encoded by the coding sequence ATGATCATCTCCACGTTCGCGCAGATGGTGGAACAGGCACAAAAGAACGGCCCGGTGCGGGCGGCTGTGGCGGCCGCTGCCCATAAAGAGGTGCTCCAGGCAATGGTCCAGGCCCATCAGATGGGCATTATCGAGGCCACGCTGGTGGGGGATGAGCGGCTCATCTATCAGATCGCCGAGGAGAACGGCCTGAACCTGTCCGGCATCACCGTGCTCAACGAACCGGAACCCAAGCGGGCGGTCTTCGACGTGGTCAGCCTGGCTGCCCAGGCGCGCGCCGACGTCATCGTCAAAGGGAACATCAAGACCGACGAACTGCTGATCGCCGCCCTGCGCCGCGAGGGCGGCATCCGGGAGCGGCGTCTGCTCACCCATGTGGGCATCTTCGAGATCCCCCGCATGGACCGTCTCATTTATATCAGCGACAGCGGCGTGGTGGTGCGCCCGGACATCTACCAGAAGGTGGAGATCATCCAGAACGCCGTGGACGTGGCCCACTGCTTCGGGCTGGAACGCCCCCGGGTTGCCATCCTCTCGGCCACCGAGGACGTGGACCCCAGCCTGCCCGTCTCCATTGAGAGCCTGGCCATCAGCCGTATGGCACGCGACGGATGGGTGGAGGGCGCGGTGGTGGACGGCCCCATGTCCCTCGATGTGGCCATCTCGCCCCATTCGGCGCGCGTCAAGAACGTTTCCGGGCCGGTGGCCGGCCGCGCCGATATCCTCATCGTGCCCGATGTGGTCTCCGGCAACATCATGGCCAAATCCATCCAGTACTTCGGCCAGGGCAAGATGGCAGGCCTGGTCGTCGGGGCGCGCGTGCCCATCCTCATCAGCTCCCGGGCGGACACGGCGGAAACCCGCTTCCTCTCGCTGGCCATGGCGGCCATCATCGTCCACCATCAGCGCCGGCATTCATCCTGA
- a CDS encoding CooT family nickel-binding protein translates to MCQAKVYLDAPRDENLIMEDVAHILREAGNDAHAETLVLVNLFGEEKRVEGRIASIDLLRHYVIIEREEP, encoded by the coding sequence ATGTGCCAGGCAAAGGTCTATCTGGATGCACCGCGGGACGAGAACCTGATCATGGAGGATGTCGCGCATATCCTGCGCGAGGCCGGCAATGATGCCCATGCGGAAACGCTGGTGCTGGTGAACCTGTTCGGCGAGGAAAAGCGCGTCGAGGGCCGCATCGCCAGCATTGACCTTCTGCGGCATTACGTGATCATCGAGCGGGAGGAACCCTGA
- a CDS encoding N-acetylmuramoyl-L-alanine amidase, with protein MAKRRTSSASRRSRGKKLLGQWLLALVVLVGVFLLFQLGSQLSASDGLWSALERMFSGGGRRIGLVAGHWQHDSGAVCPDGLEEVQINYDVAQRTAVLLRRAGYSVDLLAEFDPKLEGYSADAFLSIHTDSCVYDLSGFKIARLPESAVGEQADRLVAALYREYAAVTGLQPHYDTITFDMREYHAFREISPNTPGAIIEIGFMGGDRELLTHRPDIIARGIARGIIAFLEETPPAAP; from the coding sequence GTGGCCAAACGCCGAACATCCTCCGCTTCCAGGCGCTCCCGCGGGAAGAAACTGCTGGGGCAGTGGCTCCTGGCACTGGTGGTGCTGGTCGGCGTCTTCCTGCTCTTCCAGCTCGGCTCGCAGTTGAGCGCTTCGGACGGCCTGTGGTCCGCGCTGGAGCGCATGTTCAGCGGGGGCGGCCGGCGGATCGGGCTAGTGGCCGGCCACTGGCAGCACGATTCCGGCGCCGTCTGTCCCGATGGGCTGGAAGAGGTGCAGATCAACTACGATGTCGCCCAGCGCACCGCCGTGCTCCTGCGGCGCGCCGGCTATTCCGTGGACCTCCTGGCGGAGTTCGACCCCAAGCTGGAAGGCTACTCCGCGGATGCCTTCCTCTCCATCCATACTGATTCCTGCGTCTACGACCTGAGCGGCTTCAAGATCGCGCGTTTACCGGAGAGCGCCGTCGGTGAGCAGGCCGACCGGCTGGTGGCGGCGCTGTACCGGGAGTATGCGGCCGTCACCGGCCTCCAGCCGCATTACGACACCATCACCTTTGATATGCGCGAGTATCACGCCTTCCGCGAGATATCCCCGAACACGCCCGGCGCCATCATCGAGATCGGCTTCATGGGCGGGGATCGCGAACTGCTGACCCACCGGCCGGACATTATCGCCCGCGGCATCGCCCGCGGCATCATCGCCTTCCTGGAAGAAACCCCGCCGGCTGCCCCTTAA
- a CDS encoding fused MFS/spermidine synthase codes for MAARPLLLLTVFLAGMTTMAVEMAGSRLLDPYFGSSLIVWASLIGLIMLYLAAGYFLGGRLADRWPHERVFYRLTTLAAFWVGLIPFAARPALRLAAHAMAGYQAGLLAGSLLAVLMLFSVPIILLGCVSPFAIRLAMRDVERAGRTSGRIYTISTVGSLVGTFLPALALIPNIGTRATFFLTSFVLLIPSLVGLVLAERRRALLYLLLPVVLTACALWQGSAPIKETEHLIFETESAYNYIQVLDMDGVIALKLNEGEGIHSVYDPREVMTFATWDYFLIVPYFNPPPYGPERVGSLCMIGLAAGTIPKLYTAVYGPIPIDGAEIDPAIIEVGRRYFAMHEPNLNAVAEDGRRFLAQSQRQYDVIAIDAYRPPYIPFHLTTREFFEEVRRHLTPDGVAAINVLRTSTDTRLVDALASTMLTVFPSVFIIHEPLYGHDLGNSIVVATNQPAQVENFAANMPLLAGHPVLQEVARRAAPHIVPARFTGPVFTDDKAPVEQVVHSIIFRYALGRD; via the coding sequence ATGGCCGCACGGCCCCTGCTCCTGCTGACGGTTTTTCTCGCCGGCATGACCACCATGGCGGTGGAAATGGCCGGCTCGCGCCTGCTTGACCCGTACTTCGGCAGTTCGCTCATCGTCTGGGCCAGCCTCATCGGCCTCATCATGCTCTACCTGGCCGCCGGCTATTTCCTGGGCGGCCGGCTGGCCGACCGCTGGCCCCACGAGCGCGTTTTTTACCGCCTCACGACCTTGGCGGCCTTCTGGGTGGGCCTCATTCCCTTTGCCGCTCGGCCGGCCCTGCGCCTGGCCGCGCACGCCATGGCCGGTTATCAGGCCGGCTTGCTGGCCGGCTCCCTGTTGGCGGTGCTGATGCTCTTCTCCGTCCCCATCATCCTGCTGGGCTGTGTCTCGCCGTTCGCCATCCGGCTGGCCATGCGGGATGTGGAGCGGGCCGGCCGCACCAGCGGCCGCATCTACACCATCTCCACCGTCGGCAGTCTCGTCGGCACTTTCCTGCCGGCGCTGGCGCTGATCCCCAACATCGGCACCCGCGCCACGTTCTTCCTGACCAGCTTCGTCCTGCTCATCCCCTCGCTGGTCGGGCTGGTGCTGGCGGAGCGCCGGCGCGCCCTCCTCTACCTCCTGCTCCCCGTCGTGCTGACCGCCTGTGCCCTCTGGCAGGGCAGTGCCCCTATCAAGGAGACGGAGCACCTGATATTTGAGACCGAGTCGGCGTATAACTACATCCAGGTGCTGGACATGGATGGGGTCATTGCACTGAAGCTGAACGAGGGGGAGGGCATCCATTCCGTGTACGACCCGCGTGAGGTGATGACCTTCGCCACCTGGGATTATTTCCTCATCGTGCCCTATTTCAACCCGCCGCCCTATGGGCCGGAGCGCGTGGGGTCCCTGTGCATGATCGGCCTGGCCGCCGGCACCATCCCCAAGCTCTACACCGCCGTCTACGGCCCCATCCCCATTGACGGGGCGGAGATTGACCCCGCCATCATCGAGGTGGGCCGGCGCTACTTCGCCATGCATGAGCCGAACCTGAACGCGGTGGCGGAGGACGGCCGGCGCTTCCTGGCCCAGAGCCAGCGGCAGTATGACGTGATCGCTATTGACGCCTATCGCCCCCCATACATCCCCTTCCACTTGACCACGCGGGAATTCTTCGAGGAAGTGCGCCGGCATCTGACGCCGGACGGCGTTGCCGCCATCAACGTCCTGCGTACTTCCACCGACACCCGACTGGTGGACGCCCTGGCCTCCACTATGTTGACGGTGTTCCCCAGCGTCTTCATCATCCACGAACCGCTGTACGGGCATGACCTGGGCAACAGCATCGTGGTGGCGACCAATCAGCCGGCCCAGGTCGAGAACTTCGCCGCCAACATGCCCCTGCTGGCCGGCCATCCCGTCCTGCAGGAGGTGGCGCGGCGGGCCGCTCCTCATATTGTGCCGGCGCGCTTCACCGGCCCGGTCTTCACCGACGATAAGGCGCCAGTGGAGCAGGTCGTGCACTCCATTATTTTCCGCTATGCCCTGGGGCGGGATTAA
- a CDS encoding SRPBCC domain-containing protein — MAIPFIQHNRTTLKVPIYAPQQTVWELLATPQGIPRWFALACEGTIEEEAEFRLVWSPNPRPEDISVHKVTAFDPPRRFGFTWPAVQITFELSRQNTVTILKLQCTYVGDSTAVAELQIEELVGWTMHLLTLKSIAEGGIDLRTPGRTFSWDKGFITGL, encoded by the coding sequence ATGGCCATCCCATTTATTCAACACAACCGCACCACCCTAAAGGTTCCCATCTACGCCCCTCAGCAGACCGTCTGGGAACTGCTCGCCACCCCTCAGGGCATCCCCCGCTGGTTTGCCCTGGCCTGCGAAGGCACCATCGAGGAAGAGGCCGAGTTTCGTCTGGTATGGAGCCCCAACCCGCGGCCGGAGGATATTTCCGTGCACAAGGTGACCGCCTTCGATCCCCCGCGGCGCTTCGGCTTCACCTGGCCGGCGGTCCAGATCACCTTCGAACTCTCCCGCCAAAACACCGTCACCATTCTGAAGCTCCAATGCACCTACGTGGGCGACTCCACCGCCGTGGCCGAACTGCAGATCGAGGAGCTGGTCGGCTGGACCATGCACCTGCTCACGTTGAAGTCCATCGCCGAGGGAGGTATTGATCTGCGCACACCGGGCCGGACCTTCTCCTGGGACAAGGGATTCATCACCGGCCTGTAG
- a CDS encoding GDP-mannose 4,6-dehydratase: protein MRALITGGAGFIGSHLAEALLAQGHQVTIIDDLSTGRFENIAHLVGHPSFRFAIETITNETVMDRLVSECDVIFHLAAAVGVQLVVSRPVQVIETNVYGSAMVLRLANRYRCKVLLASTSEVYGKGVQVPFREDDDRLLGPTTRSRWSYACSKAMDEFLALAYYKQHRLPTVIFRLFNIIGPRQTGRYGMVVPRFVRQALRGEPITVYGDGRQTRCFLDVRDAVRAIIGLAEAPAAVGQVFNVGSTEEISILALAQRVKTLTASPSKIVFIPYEQAYEEGFEDFQRRVPDISKIERLLGYRPQYSLDDTLQSVIDYFRGLEHDQNDIADPV, encoded by the coding sequence TTGCGCGCGCTCATCACCGGCGGTGCCGGCTTCATCGGCAGTCATCTGGCAGAAGCCCTGCTCGCTCAGGGACACCAGGTTACCATCATAGACGACCTCTCCACCGGCCGCTTCGAGAACATCGCGCACCTGGTCGGTCACCCTTCCTTCCGCTTCGCCATCGAGACCATCACCAACGAGACCGTCATGGACCGGCTGGTGAGCGAGTGCGATGTCATCTTTCATTTGGCGGCGGCAGTGGGGGTGCAGTTGGTGGTCAGCCGGCCCGTGCAGGTCATTGAGACCAATGTGTACGGCTCGGCCATGGTACTGCGCCTGGCCAACCGCTACCGCTGTAAGGTATTGTTGGCCTCGACCTCCGAGGTGTACGGCAAAGGGGTGCAGGTCCCGTTCCGGGAGGACGATGACCGTTTGCTGGGACCGACCACGCGCAGCCGCTGGAGCTACGCCTGCTCTAAGGCCATGGATGAGTTCCTGGCGCTGGCCTACTATAAACAGCACCGCCTGCCCACCGTAATTTTCCGGCTGTTCAACATCATCGGGCCGCGCCAGACGGGGCGCTATGGCATGGTGGTGCCCCGCTTCGTGCGGCAGGCCCTGCGCGGTGAACCCATCACCGTATATGGGGATGGCCGGCAGACGCGCTGTTTCCTCGATGTGCGCGACGCGGTGCGCGCCATCATCGGACTGGCGGAGGCGCCGGCGGCGGTGGGGCAGGTCTTCAACGTCGGGAGCACCGAAGAGATCAGCATCCTGGCGCTGGCCCAGCGGGTCAAGACACTGACCGCAAGCCCATCGAAGATTGTCTTCATCCCGTACGAACAGGCCTACGAAGAGGGGTTTGAGGATTTCCAGCGGCGCGTGCCCGATATTTCCAAGATCGAGCGACTGCTGGGGTACCGTCCGCAGTACAGTCTGGATGACACCCTGCAGAGCGTCATAGACTACTTCCGAGGTCTCGAGCATGACCAAAACGATATTGCTGATCCTGTTTGA
- a CDS encoding energy-coupling factor transporter transmembrane protein EcfT produces AIRKSERVAIAMDSQAVGARPRRTYYRDVHVRPMDWAFLAGCVLAAAVIVWGMAQLGLLEGYGVVPEA; encoded by the coding sequence CGCCATCCGCAAATCGGAGCGGGTGGCCATCGCCATGGATTCCCAGGCCGTTGGCGCCCGGCCGCGCCGCACCTATTACCGGGATGTGCATGTGCGCCCCATGGACTGGGCCTTCCTGGCCGGCTGTGTGCTGGCCGCGGCGGTCATCGTCTGGGGAATGGCACAGTTGGGTCTGCTGGAAGGATACGGCGTGGTACCGGAGGCGTAG
- a CDS encoding multidrug resistance protein: MTKTILLILFDVLVSVAGQLTLKRGMMEVGKIDAAFFANPLAGIWRMFTTTPLVLLGLAMYGVGAFIWLIVLSRANLSYAYPMIALTYVLVPLAAWLFLNEPAIPPLRWAGMALIIVGVALVAQS; the protein is encoded by the coding sequence ATGACCAAAACGATATTGCTGATCCTGTTTGACGTGCTGGTGTCGGTCGCCGGCCAGCTTACTTTAAAGCGCGGCATGATGGAGGTCGGCAAAATTGACGCGGCCTTCTTCGCCAACCCACTGGCCGGCATCTGGCGCATGTTCACCACCACCCCGCTGGTCCTGCTGGGGCTGGCCATGTACGGCGTGGGCGCCTTCATCTGGCTCATCGTGCTGTCGCGCGCCAACTTGAGCTATGCCTACCCCATGATCGCGCTGACCTACGTGCTGGTGCCGCTGGCGGCCTGGCTGTTCCTGAACGAGCCGGCCATCCCGCCCCTGCGCTGGGCCGGCATGGCGCTCATCATCGTCGGGGTGGCTCTGGTCGCCCAATCCTGA
- the galE gene encoding UDP-glucose 4-epimerase GalE: MRVLIVGGAGYIGSATAQCLLDAGHEVMVFDSLVKGHRAAVPAGAGFVQGDLAHGGQIEEALRRFRADAVMDFAAFIEAGESMKEPGRYFRNNVCGTLNLLEACVRAGVPRLVFSSTAAVYGIAEEIPIPEEAPLRPVNVYGESKLMVERMLEWYGRIHGLRYAALRYFNAAGGRPDRGEDHHPETHLIPLTLQVALGQRPHIAIFGTDYPTPDGTCVRDYIHVDDLAAAHVLALEALDQHERLIYNLGNGQGFSVREVIEVCRRVTGHPIPAVEAPRRPGDPPVLIASSAKIQRELGWKPRWPALEDIVASAWEWHRRHPQGYGDR, from the coding sequence ATGCGCGTGCTGATCGTTGGAGGCGCCGGCTATATCGGCAGTGCGACCGCCCAATGCCTGCTGGATGCCGGCCACGAGGTGATGGTCTTCGATTCCCTGGTCAAGGGGCATCGCGCCGCGGTGCCGGCCGGCGCGGGGTTCGTGCAGGGAGACCTGGCGCACGGGGGACAAATTGAGGAAGCCCTGCGGCGCTTTCGGGCGGATGCCGTGATGGACTTCGCCGCCTTTATCGAGGCCGGCGAATCCATGAAGGAGCCGGGGCGTTATTTCCGCAACAACGTCTGCGGCACCCTGAACCTGCTGGAAGCCTGCGTGCGCGCCGGCGTCCCGCGCTTGGTCTTCTCCTCCACGGCCGCCGTGTACGGCATCGCCGAGGAAATTCCCATTCCAGAAGAAGCCCCCTTGCGTCCGGTGAACGTCTACGGGGAATCCAAGCTCATGGTGGAGCGCATGCTGGAATGGTACGGGCGCATCCACGGACTGCGCTATGCGGCCCTGCGCTATTTCAACGCCGCCGGCGGCCGGCCCGACCGCGGTGAGGACCATCATCCCGAGACGCATCTCATCCCGCTGACCCTGCAGGTAGCCCTCGGTCAACGCCCGCACATCGCCATCTTCGGCACGGACTATCCCACTCCGGACGGCACCTGTGTGCGCGATTACATCCATGTGGACGACCTGGCGGCGGCGCACGTGTTGGCCCTGGAAGCGCTCGACCAGCACGAACGGCTGATCTACAACCTGGGGAACGGACAGGGGTTTTCCGTGCGGGAGGTCATTGAGGTCTGCCGGCGCGTCACCGGCCATCCCATCCCAGCGGTGGAAGCGCCGCGCCGGCCGGGGGACCCGCCCGTGCTCATTGCCAGCTCCGCCAAAATCCAGCGCGAGCTGGGCTGGAAACCGCGCTGGCCGGCCCTGGAGGACATCGTCGCCAGCGCCTGGGAATGGCACCGCCGGCACCCCCAGGGCTACGGCGACCGCTGA
- a CDS encoding class I mannose-6-phosphate isomerase encodes MNRRTALYPLTFHPEYRQYMWGGRGLERLGRTLPPAATVAESWEISGHPDSPTRVDAGPLAGQPLTAIMEAYGEELVGRRAQAALAKGRFPLLIKLLDAAEQLSVQVHPPDSYAAEHEAGEWGKTEMWYFLHAEPEARIIYGLRPGVDRERFRRALAEGRLEECLHFLPVRTGDAVLVPAGAVHALLGGVLVAEIQQTSDITYRVYDWNRLGPHGLPRPLHVDKALDVIDFGFTARRPAQPVPLPAPSGARGELLAQCPYFAVERWALDASARWQGTCEGETLEIWGILSGAAALEWAGGRRELAGVRFILLPASLGAYSWEAASPALFLRIYLPPAELA; translated from the coding sequence ATGAATCGGCGAACAGCACTATATCCATTGACCTTCCACCCGGAATACCGCCAGTACATGTGGGGTGGGCGCGGCCTGGAGAGGCTGGGCCGCACCCTGCCGCCGGCCGCGACCGTGGCCGAGAGCTGGGAAATCAGCGGCCATCCCGATTCCCCCACGCGGGTGGACGCCGGCCCCCTGGCAGGACAGCCGCTGACCGCAATCATGGAGGCCTATGGCGAGGAGCTGGTGGGCCGGCGCGCCCAAGCCGCCCTCGCCAAAGGCCGCTTCCCCCTGCTCATCAAGCTCCTGGATGCTGCCGAACAGCTCAGCGTGCAGGTGCATCCGCCCGACAGTTATGCGGCGGAGCACGAGGCCGGCGAATGGGGCAAGACGGAGATGTGGTACTTCCTGCACGCGGAGCCGGAGGCCCGCATCATCTACGGCCTTCGGCCAGGGGTGGACCGGGAGCGGTTCCGCCGCGCCCTGGCAGAGGGCCGGCTGGAGGAATGCCTGCACTTTCTGCCGGTGCGGACAGGGGACGCCGTGCTGGTGCCGGCTGGCGCCGTGCATGCCCTGCTGGGCGGGGTGCTGGTGGCGGAGATACAGCAGACCTCCGATATCACGTACCGCGTCTATGACTGGAACCGGCTCGGGCCGCACGGCCTGCCGCGCCCTCTGCACGTGGACAAGGCGCTGGACGTGATAGATTTTGGCTTCACCGCGCGCCGGCCGGCCCAGCCAGTGCCCCTGCCGGCTCCGTCCGGCGCACGCGGCGAACTGCTGGCGCAGTGCCCCTATTTCGCGGTGGAGCGCTGGGCGCTGGACGCCAGCGCGCGCTGGCAGGGCACCTGCGAGGGCGAAACATTGGAGATCTGGGGCATCTTGAGCGGCGCGGCGGCGCTGGAATGGGCCGGCGGCCGGCGGGAGCTTGCCGGCGTGCGGTTCATCCTCCTGCCGGCGAGCCTGGGCGCATATAGCTGGGAAGCGGCCAGCCCCGCGTTGTTCCTGCGGATATACCTCCCGCCGGCAGAGCTTGCCTGA
- a CDS encoding radical SAM protein: MESEPDFAAIPAALREKVTQGWEVRQRHFPGRRIIFDYPVDTAVVSLTGTSCALRCAHCNARYLEHMLPIEQALEKAPDAPSYLISGGSDRAGKVPVTSHLDEIARLAQHGRLNWHVGLIDESEMDAIAPYVHTVSFDFVGDDETIREVYGLERTVEDYARTFVALRRRFRVVPHITIGLRGGAIGHELPALRILRDMPRFDTLVFLVLIPTAGTAYEGRQPPAVETALDIILEGRLMFPDVEISLGCMRPRGEYRDRLDPLAVYAGVNRIVSPARPAVQAAEALGLQIERRRECCIF, from the coding sequence ATGGAGTCCGAACCGGATTTTGCCGCCATCCCCGCCGCTCTGCGGGAGAAAGTCACACAGGGCTGGGAAGTACGCCAGCGCCATTTTCCAGGCCGGCGCATCATCTTCGATTACCCGGTAGACACCGCCGTGGTCAGCCTCACGGGCACATCCTGCGCCCTACGCTGTGCCCACTGTAACGCCCGCTATCTCGAGCACATGCTCCCCATCGAGCAGGCGCTGGAAAAGGCGCCGGACGCTCCCAGCTATCTGATTTCCGGGGGAAGCGACCGCGCCGGCAAGGTGCCGGTGACCTCTCATTTGGATGAGATCGCCAGGCTGGCACAGCACGGCCGGCTGAACTGGCATGTCGGCCTGATTGATGAGAGCGAGATGGACGCCATCGCGCCCTATGTGCACACGGTGTCCTTCGACTTCGTGGGAGACGACGAGACCATCCGCGAGGTGTACGGGCTGGAGCGCACGGTGGAGGATTACGCCCGCACCTTTGTCGCGTTGCGCCGGCGCTTCCGCGTCGTGCCGCATATCACCATCGGCCTGCGCGGCGGCGCCATCGGCCATGAACTGCCGGCCCTGCGCATCCTGCGGGATATGCCCCGTTTCGACACGCTGGTCTTCCTGGTGCTCATCCCCACCGCCGGCACCGCGTACGAGGGCCGACAGCCGCCGGCGGTCGAGACCGCGCTGGACATCATCCTGGAGGGCCGGCTGATGTTCCCCGACGTGGAGATTTCCCTGGGGTGCATGCGGCCGCGCGGCGAATACCGCGATCGGCTGGATCCGCTGGCGGTATATGCCGGCGTCAACCGCATCGTCAGCCCGGCGCGCCCCGCGGTACAGGCCGCCGAAGCGCTGGGCCTGCAGATCGAGCGCCGGCGCGAGTGCTGTATCTTCTAG